The following proteins are encoded in a genomic region of Alnus glutinosa chromosome 8, dhAlnGlut1.1, whole genome shotgun sequence:
- the LOC133876276 gene encoding uncharacterized protein LOC133876276, whose translation MSSFEDVEVDENDSEIGRSDILLSPVPVSDEEDGGTSCGTSSHPDVEFHEVDIVNPYLKLRMKFANIQLFREAVKQYNVRRGKDIRFEKNERAKCVAVCRDPCCGYRVYGRQMATEASFEIRSLRPTHSCTRVYKSSIVNSRWIADKLYDKFKVQPDMPLRVIQDEVKRKWNVEVSRSQMYRGRKKVEKKIYGCLGEQYGRLWDYCETLRRTNPGSYVVMKVERPNPNLPAKFQRLYLSLAAMKNGFLEDCRPVIGLDRCFLKGPYKGMLLAAIGRDANNNMYPIAIAVVESETKDSWTWFLECLVSDLGHHKTHTAPTFISDRQKGLVPSFDVVMPMADHRICELLWKAASAYTEVEFRFQMEEMKKVSPDAFDYLDKIDPSGWSRAWFSDYPKCDLLVNNICECFNSYILKARDKPILTMLEMIRKQLMRRYQLKRDGINKLKGKLCLRIVEKLEAIGEAASDCLSHFAGDGIFEVE comes from the exons ATGTCATCGtttgaagatgttgaggtgGATGAGAATGACTCTGAGATTGGTAGAAGTGACATCCTATTGTCACCAGTACCTGTCagtgatgaagaggatggtGGGACTTCATGTGGGACTTCATCTCACCCTGATGTGGAGTTCCATGAAGTTGACATTGTCAATCCATACCTGAAGCTTAGAATGAAGTTCGCTAACATTCAACTATTTAGAGAAGCTGTTAAGCAATACAATGTGAGAAGGGGAAAGGACATaaggtttgagaaaaatgaaagagccaAGTGTGTAGCTGTGTGTAGAGATCCATGTTGTGGTTATAGAGTGTATGGTAGACAGATGGCGACTGAGGCCTCATTTGAAATAAGGTCCTTAAGACCTACACATTCTTGTACTCGAGTATACAAGAGCTCAATTGTCAATTCGAGGTGGATAGCAGATAAACTTTATGATAAGTTTAAGGTTCAACCAGACATGCCACTGCGAGTGATACAAGATGAAGTCAAGaggaaatggaatgttgaagtCAGCAGGAGTCAAATGTATAGGGGTAGGAAGAAGGTAGAAAAGAAGATATACGGTTGTCTGGGTGAACAGTATGGCAGGCTGTGGGATTACTGTGAGACTTTAAGGCGTACTAACCCGGGTAGCTATGTAGTGATGAAGGTTGAAAGACCAAACCCTAATTTGCCTGCTAAGTTTCAGAGACTCTACTTGTCCCTTGCAGCCATGAAGAATGGGTTCTTGGAAGATTGTAGGCCTGTCATAGGCCTAGACAGGTGCTTTCTAAAAGGACCTTACAAGGGAATGCTACTGGCTGCGATTGGTCGAGATGCCAACAACAACATGTACCCAATTGCAATCGCCGTTGTAGAATCTGAGACAAAAGACAGTTGGACCTGGTTTCTGGAGTGCCTTGTTTCAGATCTTGGTCATCATAAGACGCACACTGCTCCTACATTCATTTCTGATCGGCAAAAG GGTCTTGTGCCAAGTTTTGATGTTGTTATGCCAATGGCGGATCACCGAATCTGT GAATTGTTGTGGAAGGCAGCATCGGCATATACTGAGGTCGAGTTCAGATTTCagatggaagagatgaagaaagTCAGTCCTGATGCCTTTGACTACCTAGACAAGATTGACCCCAGCGGATGGTCGAGAGCATGGTTCAGTGACTATCCTAAATGTGACCTCCTTGTCAACAATATATGCGAGTGTTTCAACTCATACATCCTGAAGGCACGTGACAAGCCAATTCTGACGATGCTTGAGATGATTAGGAAGCAGCTCATGAGAAGGTACCAACTTAAAAGAGATGGCATCAACAAATTGAAGGGCAAGTTGTGCCTTAGAATTGTTGAGAAGCTTGAGGCCATTGGTGAGGCTGCATCGGACTGCCTATCCCATTTTGCTGGTGATGGCATATTTGAAGTAGAGTAG
- the LOC133876277 gene encoding uncharacterized protein LOC133876277, translating to MASKCVGVGDETRCPCRACGNRLFQHIGLVKRHLYIHGIDLTYTRWIFHGEEDPCRVNVTGNFHSVRMNATIDEIDEVEELLGDVRMGTFLDANTSESSAAQGSITDDHEHRTSFDRLCVDGLRELYPGYKKISKISFILKMLHIKAICNMSNKAFDMMIDLIKGALPDEETLPRSYREATQFTRDLGIGYELIHACKNDCVLFWKEHADKDKCPKCGTSRWSSVKCSGKKIPQKVLRYFSIKPRLQRLFTSKDIPKEMRWHKDGREDDGNTLRHPADSIVWKEFDKEHDWFARDSCNVRLGLASDGFNPFGNMSTSYSMWPVVLVPYNLPPWRCMKAPNLILSLLIPGPTAPGNEIDVYLQSLVDDLHELWNEGISTYDAATKETFQLHVALLWTINDFPAYGNLSGWSTKGSLACPVCNKNTTFKRLKYGRKTCYMGHCRWLPRGHVWRRKGKLFDGTEEHRLEPKELFKDELLQQLTHVTESIVGQYGYSPGDLIYFRDPTKDLVDGLQLVSSDYDVAYMVAKHVDTPNVVLYIVSFQNDKGGDGEDLENNEEGDDGGRVDLNDPWWDDKISDDDDVFEDYLVDSAGPSKMPETDEGVEGDGEDGDGDGDGGDGTEVEGWG from the exons ATGGCGAGTAAATGTGTGGGTGTAGGTGATGAGACGAGGTGTCCATGTCGTGCATGTGGAAATCGACTTTTTCAGCATATTGGCTTGGTGAAGCGTCACTTGTATATACATGGAATTGACCTTACATACACCCGATGGATATTTCATGGGGAAGAAGATCCGTGTAGGGTAAATGTTACTGGCAACTTCCACTCTGTGCGTATGAATGCAACGATAGATGAGATTGATGAGGTTGAAGAATTGTTAGGTGATGTGCGTATGGGGACATTTTTGGATGCTAACACAAGTGAATCCTCTGCTGCTCAAGGTTCCATTACCGACGATCACGAACATAGAACATCTTTTGACCGATTATGTGTAGATGGTCTAAGAGAACTTTATCCAGGCtataagaaaatttcaaaaatctctTTCATTTTGAAGATGCTTCATATAAAGGCGATTTGCAACATGTCTAACAAGGCATTCGATATGATGATTGACTTGATAAAGGGGGCCCTTCCAGATGAAGAGACATTGCCACGCTCATACAGAGAAGCAACACAGTTTACTCGAGACTTGGGTATTGGTTATGAGTTGATACATGCATGCAAGAATGATTGTGTGCTTTTCTGGAAGGAACATGCCGATAAAGATAAATGCCCAAAATGCGGCACTTCAAGATGGAGTAGTGTCAAATGTAGTGGCAAGAAAATTCCTCAAAAAGTCTTGCggtatttttcaataaaaccgAGGTTACAACGGTTGTTTACGTCAAAAGATATACCTAAAGAAATGAGGTGGCACAAAGATGGGCGAGAAGATGACGGCAACACTCTAAGACACCCAGCCGATTCGATTGTGTGGAAAGAGTTTGATAAAGAACATGATTGGTTTGCTCGTGATTCTTGCAACGTTCGACTTGGTTTGGCAAGTGATGGTTTCAACCCATTTGGTAATATGAGTACATCATATAGTATGTGGCCAGTAGTATTAGTGCCATACAATTTACCTCCGTGGAGGTGTATGAAGGCTCCAAATCTGATATTGTCATTACTTATCCCTGGACCCACGGCACCCGGAAACGAGATTGATGTGTATTTGCAGTCGTTGGTTGATGATTTGCATGAATTGTGGAATGAAGGCATAAGCACTTACGACGCGGCGACGAAAGAGACATTTCAGTTGCATGTGGCATTACTATGGACAATAAATGATTTTCCCGCATATGGAAACTTGTCTGGGTGGTCTACCAAGGGAAGCCTTGCATGTCCGGTATGTAACAAGAATACAACGTTCAAGAGATTGAAGTATGGACGTAAGACGTGTTACATGGGTCATTGTAGATGGCTTCCTAGGGGCCATGTATGGCGCCGAAAAGGAAAATTGTTCGATGGTACTGAGGAGCATAGATTAGAACCTAAAGAATTGTTCAAAGATGAGTTGTTGCAACAACTAACACATGTTACTG AGTCTATAGTGGGACAATATGGGTATAGTCCAGGTGATTTGATTTACTTTAGGGACCCTACCAAAGATCTAGTGGATGGTCTACAACTAGTATCCTCGGATTATGATGTAGCTTATATGGTTGCCAAACATGTGGATACTCCTAATGTAGTcctttatattgtttctttccaaaatgataAAGGTGGGGATGGGGAAGATTTGGAAAATAATGAAGAGGGAGATGATGGAGGTAGGGTTGATTTAAATGATCCATGGTGGGATGATAAAATCAGTGATGATGACGATGTTTTTGAAGATTATCTGGTGGATAGTGCTGGCCCCTCAAAAATGCCAGAAACTGATGAGGGCGTGGAGGGTGATGGggaggatggggatggggatggagATGGTGGTGATGGTACTGAGGTTGAAGGGTGGGGGTGA